In Stenotrophomonas sp. 610A2, one DNA window encodes the following:
- a CDS encoding phasin family protein, with protein MTTYEQRPEDEDDSTGPQGQAERLSRKVTESAQQVWLAGLGALSRAQAEGSKLFDTLVKEGQNTEARSREQSRNGESLRDTVENTLGQARDRAADTWDKVEKSFEDRVHSVLRRMDIPSRTDIEALNDRLDALNRRLTRAESRAAHGEQQAEDQ; from the coding sequence ATGACCACGTACGAGCAACGCCCCGAAGATGAAGATGACAGCACCGGCCCGCAGGGTCAGGCCGAACGCTTGAGCAGGAAGGTGACCGAGTCGGCGCAACAGGTGTGGTTGGCCGGCTTGGGCGCTTTGTCGCGGGCACAGGCCGAGGGCAGCAAGCTGTTTGACACGCTGGTCAAGGAAGGCCAGAACACCGAAGCCCGCTCCCGCGAGCAGTCGCGCAATGGCGAGAGCCTGCGCGACACCGTCGAGAACACCCTGGGCCAGGCACGTGACCGCGCCGCCGACACCTGGGACAAGGTCGAGAAGTCGTTTGAAGACCGGGTGCACAGCGTGCTGCGGCGCATGGACATCCCATCGCGCACCGACATCGAGGCGCTGAATGACCGTCTGGACGCCCTCAACCGCCGCCTAACCCGGGCCGAAAGCCGGGCCGCGCATGGCGAGCAACAAGCTGAAGACCAGTGA
- a CDS encoding polyhydroxyalkanoic acid system family protein, giving the protein MSTIDIQHAHSLSDDKARTAIAEVAEKLQERFDVVTRWDGPVLHFNRSGVDGAIELLPGAVRVKAELGFLLSAMKGMVESEIQRVLTDKLG; this is encoded by the coding sequence ATGTCCACCATTGATATCCAGCACGCCCATTCCCTGTCCGATGACAAGGCCCGCACCGCCATCGCCGAGGTCGCCGAGAAGCTGCAGGAACGCTTCGACGTGGTCACCCGCTGGGACGGCCCGGTACTGCACTTCAACCGCTCCGGCGTGGACGGCGCCATCGAACTGCTGCCGGGCGCGGTGCGGGTCAAGGCCGAGCTGGGCTTCCTGCTGTCGGCAATGAAAGGCATGGTGGAATCTGAAATCCAACGCGTGCTGACTGACAAGCTGGGCTGA